In Verrucomicrobiota bacterium, the sequence GCCGCGATCCAGAAGACATGAACCCCGATTCCTGCCATCCAGAGAAACCAGCTCAGTTTGTCGAAGCAGGCCAGCGCAAGGACCAACACCGAAAAATCCCGCGATGTGGCTTGATCGATCCGCTGCTGCCATCGCGTGAGCGCCTGGTCCCTGAGCGCGAGCATCCCCCGCATCACGACCAGGAACGAAATCACAGCGCCCGTTATCGCACTGGCGCCGAGCCGCCAGGCGTCCGAACCCAGCGCAGCTTTGGACGCGCCCATCGCGATCGCGCCAAAAACCGCGAGGTGCACAATCTGATCCCCGACAAGATCGATCCATTTCCCGATTCGGGATTCCTTAAAAACCATGCGCGCGATATCGCCATCGATACAATCCACGATGGCGGAAATTTGAAACAAGATGCCGCCCACAACGCCGGCCACATATTGGCCCAGCGCGAATTGATAGGCGGCGGCCAGCCCGATTGCCACCGAGAGCAACGAGACTTGATTGGGTGTCACGGGCGTGTGAACTAAAATCTTCGACAAGCCCCGGCCTACCGGCCGATTGAAATAGACATCAACCATCCCATCCGAATCGCTTACGAGTGAATCCCAGAGCAAGCGCTCGGCCCGTTGGGCGGTGGCAACATCGCAAACGCGCGAAGCGATTCCCTCGGCGCAGACATGGTCACAATCCTGGAGAAGGCTATCCATGGTGAAACCGGTTGCGTCCCCTGCCCTCCCCTGCCCTTCGAGCCATTGATCTGTCAATTTCGAGATCAAGTCCGGTGCGACCACGCCAAATGGCAAGAGCTCGCCTTCGCGGGTTGTCAGGCGGGTGTTGTTTCGAATCGCCTTCCGGACATCGCCCGGCTGGACCAACAGTTCGCAAACGGCGACGAGTGTGGGTTCGTTGGCTGGTCGGGCTTGCTGACCGGCCTCAAACTGAATTTCCCAGGCGCGCGTGCGCTTCAAAGCGGGGAGTTCGCCCGGGCAAAGCACCTGAATGGATCGACAACCCGCGCGATGAAGGGTGACGATCAATCGATCCAGCAGGGATAACGCTCCGACCTGGAGCGCGCCGGCTTGCGGATCACAAAGAATGAGGGCGGGAATGGATCGATCCGTCATCGGGCGATCATTCGTTTCTCTGGGAAGTTTTTTCGTTCGCTTGACGGCTCAGGCGAACGCCGTGGGACAAAGCGAAATAACCCTCAGCCTTTGCCACGGCGATCCCGGTCAACTCCTCCCCTGCCCTGCTCAAAGTGAATTCAAGCGTGACCGGGCCGGGATAGCCTTCTTGCGCTCTCAGCACACCGCGCATCTGACCCTTCAGCACTCGATTGACGAACGAAACATCCCGCAGCGGAACCGCGAGACGCTTCGCGAGCCTGACGGCGGCGTTTCCGTCTCCCGCTACGCTCAACACCATCGGAATGTCTTCTTCCCAATGAGCCAATGTGCCGTTCCATTCTCCGACGAATGCGTCCGGCTTCCGTTCCACGTTTTCCTCCTGGACTTTTGCTCCTGGCTCCTCGCGTCCGTCGGGAAACAACGCGCGCGTGAGCTGCTCGGCAACCTTTCCAAGCACGTCCACCCCGCTCGCGTTGATCAGAACCACAAAACCTGCGTTGTCGTCGGGAAACCCGCGAATCCTCGTCGCAACCCCTGGCATGCCGCCGGTGTGTTCAATAAAAGCGTGTCCCCGTGCGGAGCCAACCGCCCACGCCACGCCAAATCCGGCATCGGGTTTCGCGGGGTTTCTAGGCGCTGTGACCTTCCGCATCGAGCGGACGGTTTCCTCCTTCAGCAACCGACGGCCCTCGACGGAGCCTCCGTTGAGATGCAGCCTGAGAAAGCGGCTAAGGTCATTTGCGCTGCTCCAAATAGCGGAGGCGCCATTGTGATCGAATCGATACGGCGGCACTCGAAGGAAGCGGCCCGCCAAATCGAGTTGATACTGGCGCGTCGCATGGGATTCCAGGCCGGTTCGAACGCGGTCCGACGTGTGGGACATGCCGATCGGATCATAGACGTTCTTCTCCATGAATTGAGTCCAAGGCGCGCCCGCCACGACTTCGGTGATGTAGTCCAAAATTCCAAAAGCCAGGTTGCAGTATTCAATGCGCGCGCCGGGCGGAGTGTGTGAAATTCCATAGCGCCGGATCACTTCGTCGCGCGAGAGAGGCGGGACGTTGTCGTAGTAAAAATTGTAGTGCACCTGCATCCCGGACGTGTGGTTGGCCAACCGTCGGAGAGTAATATCCCGCTCCGATCCTTGAGTGGCGCGAAGTTTGGGTCCAGGAAGGTAATCGTTGGCAGGTTTGTCCAGATCGATTTGCCCGCGGTCGGCCAGCACCATAAGGCCGGTCGCGGTGATAGGTTTCGACACCGACGCCAGAAGGTAAATGCTGTCCGCCGTCGCGGGACGCTGCGTTTCCAAATCCGCGTAACCGAATCCTTCGGCCCACACTAAGCGGTCGTGCTTGACCACGGCAACTGCCACCGAAGGCGCGCGACCCTCCGTAATTCCCTGGCGGATCAATTCTCGAACGCCGGAGAATTCCGCAGAGCCGACAATCTCCGCCGCCTCTAGGGAAAGATCTGCGAACAGCAGCATGGCGCAAAAGTGCCTGAGCATAGTCTTTAGCAATCTGTCTCGATGATTTCGTGAAACCGAATCGCGAGTGAGCCAAGGCTACCAGAGTCAAAAAGGAATACTCATCAAAAATCACTCCGTACTGTAGAGCAGGCTTTCCAGCCTGCTGGTTTGGGCGACTTTCCAGTCGCCCGGCGGACGCGCAGACAGGGTATGTCGCGACAGGAATGCCCGCGCCACGGTTCCTTCACTCCATCCGCGCACGCGAGCTTAAACGCTTTTACGTGTTTAGCGTGGTAGGGCATCGCTGCCGCGATGCCGTGCGTCGCACGCGACGAGCGAAGCGATGTCGGCGCCACGGTCCGCGGCCCGCTTTTCGCGTGGCAAGTTTTCGCGAAATAAGCGGCGGCGCGGCAGCGCCGCCCTACCATCGCTAAACACATACAAACGGTTTGTCTTTAGCCATCCTCCATGCCAGCGAAAGCTTCCGACGAGTCGGGAGCGGAAGCGCCTGTCCACGCTTTTCCCTCACCCCAACCCTCTCCTGCTGGGATGGGTGTATTGGCTTCAGTCAACGGGAGTAGCGAAGAGCGCGGCGGGAGTTTCGCTCTACCCGTGGGAGTGATTGCTCAACGCAGCAACCGTCGAATCGCGCCTAACAGCACGCCTTCGACTTCCGGAGCGACGTTGGAGGATTCCGGCCGCGTCTCGTAGCCGCCTTCCTCATAGGCGACTGCGGTGCCGATGTACCACGGCGCGTAATCGCCATACGCCGCCAAGGCCACAAACAGATCCGGCCGTTCCTGCTTCGCGGCCAGTTGGTATTCTACGAACAATTCACCGGGCAAATGCAGAATGCGCGCGCTTCCCAAACTCAGACAAGCGATGTCAATTCGATGCCCGGCCTGGCAACGCCGAAGCCAGGCCAGCTTGGTCGCGGCAATTTGCGCAGCCGGCGCTCTTTCCGCGCCCTTCAATTGCGCTTCAAGCTCAGCGCCCGCGAGATGTTGAGCCGGAGGAAGCGCGACCGACTCGATGGTCCAGCTCACGTCCGCGGTGGTGATCGGCTGGCGGTGGGTTTTCTCCCAGGCGCGGCGCATGCCGTCCGCAAGGCGTTCTGCCAGCCGCAACCGGTTCTCCGGCGAGCCGTCATTGTATTTGCCGACCCCAATGTTCCCGCCGGCGCCGTTGAAATGAACGTGCAATGCGGCCGGGACCGTCATCTGCCGAAGGAATCGGGCGATTCCCGGAAAGTCCGGATTGGGAATTCCGGTCCGGTAATAACTCTGCGGATGCGTGGCGTAGTAGCTCAACACCGCCACGGGCCTTTCACCGTTCCAGAAGCTCACCAACGAGACGCTGGGATCAATCGTTCCCTCCGGTTCAGCGCGAATCGCCGCATCCGGCGTCGCGGTCCAGCGCACGGCGCGCACTTTGCCATCCGGGCCGAGGATGCGGCGATTCGAGGCCACCTTTTCCACGCGCGCTTCGCCCAGGCTGAGATGCGTCACGGCTTGCGCACGAGGCAACGATTCACGCACGGCGGTTTCGAGATTGGAAAGGACCTGGCGTTGGAAGCGGCTGTCGTATTGGCGAGCATCGAGCCCCGCCTCTTTCAAAATGCGTTCGGCGGAGAAATCGCAATCCGGCGCGTCGTGCTGGTGCAACGTGTGAACCGCAACTCGGCGGGGCGACGTGCCGGCCGCTCGCGCCAGTGCAGTCCGAAATTCATCATTCCCTTCGTTGGCAATGCCGATCCAGTCGATGGCGCAGAGCACGATCGGCTCCCCTGCCCCGCTCAGAACGACGCCCCGGGCGCGAAGGCCGAGCTCCCACCGGTTCGTCACCGGATCGTAAGCCATCATGGAACCGACCGGCGGCGTCGCATCGATGTCGAATGTGGCCAGCCGTAAAGCTGACTCGGCGTCACGTCCCGGAGTTTGAGGTTCGGCACTGAAGGATGGAGCAACGAAAAACAGAATGACGGCAACGCAAAGGAGCATTGGGTTCAGCATACGCGCAGCATAAATGCTGGAATCTCTCTGCGCCAGCGTGGACGCACGGCGGCAGTTGCTCTTAACGCCGGCTCCGGCAAGTTGGGAGGTCTCCCGACCTCGCGGTTCACAAGGCAGGAATGCTTCGGATTGGTTGTCCCAGACACCACTGAATTGCTAAATTGGTATCCCCTCAGTTAACGACGGTGGAGCGACGCTCCTGCGGAGCCTTTCTTCGATGGCCTTGGCTCGGCAGGAGCCTCGCCCGACCCTCAACTGAGGGCATACTATTGCAGCCCGAATCCCATTGACTCAGCTTTCGCTTTCCAGATGATTCCGCGCGTATGGAATGGATCAGCAACCCTGAAATCTGGATCAGCCTCGTCACGCTGACGCTTCTGGAAATTGTCCTGGGGATCGATAACATCATCTTCATTTCGATCCTGGCGGGCAAACTGCCGCACGATCAACAAGAGCAGGCACGCAAGCTCGGATTAGGCCTGGCGCTCATCACGCGCGTGCTTTTGCTTTTCGGCTTGTCGTGGGTCGTGAAGCTGGAGAAGCCGTTCTTCACCACACAAGTTCTCTCCTATACACTCGCCGTTTCGGGCCGCGACTTGATTCTGATCTTGGGCGGTCTATTTCTCCTCGCCAAGAGCACCTATGAAATCCACGAGAAACTCGAAGGCGAAGACGGCGAAGTCACCAAGAAACTCGCGCCCAATTTTGCCGGTGTCATCTTCCAGATCATGTTGCTTGATCTCGTTTTCTCGCTGGACTCAGTCATCACGGCGGTGGGCATGGCGAATGTCATCTGGGTCATGATCACCGCCGTGATTCTGGCCATGATCGTGATGCTGGTGTTCGTGAATCACATCGGCGATTTCGTCGAACGGCACCCGACGATTAAAATGCTGGCGCTGAGCTTCCTGATCTTGATCGGCGCGATGCTGGTGGCGGAAGGCTTTCACAAAGAAATCCCGAAAGGCTACATCTACTTCGCCATGGCCTTTGCCGTCGGCGTGGAGATGTTGAACATCAAAATGCGCGCCAAAGCCCAGCGGGTGCAACTCCACCAGCCTTACCGATAAACTCAGAGCGTGTTTAGAATTGGACAGGACCCGCCGAATTTGGAACCACGGTCTCAGCTTTTCTTGAGCAATTCTGCGGCCCAGGCGGCATCTTCGGGTCGAAAGGAAGGCTGGAGTTCCGACGCATAATCGAGATCGTCATAGCGTCCGGCGGCGTACACTCGGTCCCTCAGCGACTGCAAATCCAGTTTCACCCGCGGCTCGTGTTGGCGAAGCGGAACCGGGAGCCCAGGCAGCCGGTCGCGCAGTGGCATCGGATAAAGTTCGCGGCTCTTCCGTTTCCAGCCGGGGCTTATGCAAGCCAGATAGTCCCAGCGATGCGCCGATGGAATTTGGTCCACCGGCAACGCCAGCACTCGTTGGCCAGCGCGGACTAGATCGATCTCGACCAGGCTGGCATCGGTTCGGAGCACTTCCGCCTGTTTTTCCAGATACTTCTCTTGTCCGGCGCCGCCGCATTTGTTCGAAGGACTCAGAAACTCGATCACCGTGATCAATTTGCCTCCACCCTTCTCCCGAATTTCAAGAAAACCCTCTGTTACGAGCGAATCGGACACTTCAAAAATCAACGGCTCGGCGACCCCGACTTCCCCGACCGATGCAAAAGGCGGCGACGGCTCGTGCATCTCCGAGATGGAAACATCCGGAATGACTGGTCGGACTCGGCCCGGCTCGCGTTCGACAAAAACGCGCTCCTCGACCCGCGCGCGCAAATCGGCCGGCAGGTTTGGTTGCAGCGTGTCGCAGGCGTATTGGACGAGCCTGTGATGCACGTCACCCCAATGTTTCTCCAGGAACGGATCCATGCCCGGAAACGGACTCTTCATGCTGAATACTCTAGCGGACAAACCGTGGAAGGCGAATACCTTTCTGAGGCTAACGTGCCGCAAACGTGCTGCTGTTGACCATTCTGTTCGAATGAGGATGGACGAGGCCGAAGCGGCTTTCGGGGATCAAGACCCAGCGGTGCCGAATACTCCCCTCGTATCCGCGCAATCCGTGTAATCCGCGGTTCATTGGGCTGACAGTGTCAGTTTGAGGGATGGACAAGAATCTGTGGCCGAGTATCCTCTTCGAGTGCGAAGTGAGACAGCGCGAGATGACACAGCACAAAACCGCTAGAAAACATGAAGAAACAAATCTTTATTTCCTTTGTCCTTTCTGGATCCGTAATGTTGCTCACGGGCCTCACAGCCCACGGACAGACCGCCGGAGAGGCTGTTCGGGATCATTACATTGTAAACATTGGCGCCGGGCTCGAATCCCAACGCCATCGCAGCTAATCACGGCCTGTCACCGACATTCATTTACGGGACCGCATTAAGCGGCTTTGCCGGGTTTGTCCCACCAGGTCGCCTCCGAGCGTTGCAGAATGATCCGAGAGTTATGGCTGTGACTCCGGATCGCAGCGTTTCCGTCCTCGGAAAGCCGAGCGGAGGCGGATCGGGCACGACGACGCAAGTCGTTCCTGCTGGTGTTAACCAGATTGGAGCCTATCCAGCGCCTCAAGGGTTCACGGGCGCGGGAATTGGCGTAGCCGTCGTCGATA encodes:
- a CDS encoding CDP-alcohol phosphatidyltransferase family protein: MTDRSIPALILCDPQAGALQVGALSLLDRLIVTLHRAGCRSIQVLCPGELPALKRTRAWEIQFEAGQQARPANEPTLVAVCELLVQPGDVRKAIRNNTRLTTREGELLPFGVVAPDLISKLTDQWLEGQGRAGDATGFTMDSLLQDCDHVCAEGIASRVCDVATAQRAERLLWDSLVSDSDGMVDVYFNRPVGRGLSKILVHTPVTPNQVSLLSVAIGLAAAYQFALGQYVAGVVGGILFQISAIVDCIDGDIARMVFKESRIGKWIDLVGDQIVHLAVFGAIAMGASKAALGSDAWRLGASAITGAVISFLVVMRGMLALRDQALTRWQQRIDQATSRDFSVLVLALACFDKLSWFLWMAGIGVHVFWIAALLVQWAAARRGETKGSVQP
- a CDS encoding beta-lactamase family protein; translated protein: MLRHFCAMLLFADLSLEAAEIVGSAEFSGVRELIRQGITEGRAPSVAVAVVKHDRLVWAEGFGYADLETQRPATADSIYLLASVSKPITATGLMVLADRGQIDLDKPANDYLPGPKLRATQGSERDITLRRLANHTSGMQVHYNFYYDNVPPLSRDEVIRRYGISHTPPGARIEYCNLAFGILDYITEVVAGAPWTQFMEKNVYDPIGMSHTSDRVRTGLESHATRQYQLDLAGRFLRVPPYRFDHNGASAIWSSANDLSRFLRLHLNGGSVEGRRLLKEETVRSMRKVTAPRNPAKPDAGFGVAWAVGSARGHAFIEHTGGMPGVATRIRGFPDDNAGFVVLINASGVDVLGKVAEQLTRALFPDGREEPGAKVQEENVERKPDAFVGEWNGTLAHWEEDIPMVLSVAGDGNAAVRLAKRLAVPLRDVSFVNRVLKGQMRGVLRAQEGYPGPVTLEFTLSRAGEELTGIAVAKAEGYFALSHGVRLSRQANEKTSQRNE
- a CDS encoding TerC family protein produces the protein MEWISNPEIWISLVTLTLLEIVLGIDNIIFISILAGKLPHDQQEQARKLGLGLALITRVLLLFGLSWVVKLEKPFFTTQVLSYTLAVSGRDLILILGGLFLLAKSTYEIHEKLEGEDGEVTKKLAPNFAGVIFQIMLLDLVFSLDSVITAVGMANVIWVMITAVILAMIVMLVFVNHIGDFVERHPTIKMLALSFLILIGAMLVAEGFHKEIPKGYIYFAMAFAVGVEMLNIKMRAKAQRVQLHQPYR
- a CDS encoding DUF4058 family protein, translating into MKSPFPGMDPFLEKHWGDVHHRLVQYACDTLQPNLPADLRARVEERVFVEREPGRVRPVIPDVSISEMHEPSPPFASVGEVGVAEPLIFEVSDSLVTEGFLEIREKGGGKLITVIEFLSPSNKCGGAGQEKYLEKQAEVLRTDASLVEIDLVRAGQRVLALPVDQIPSAHRWDYLACISPGWKRKSRELYPMPLRDRLPGLPVPLRQHEPRVKLDLQSLRDRVYAAGRYDDLDYASELQPSFRPEDAAWAAELLKKS